CAGAACACTCTGCTCGCCCACGCGGACGCCGTGCTCTACCACCGCTACGGCGAGAACGTGGAGGAGGTGAACGCGGCCTTCTCCGAACTGCTGCTGGGCCGGGACCCTGTGGCGTGGGACCGACTGCTGGACGAGTTCTCGGAGCGCGACGCCTTCCTGGGCGAGGACGGGGGCCGCCAACTCGACCACTTCCTGAGCCGCTTCGGTGGGGAACGGCTCATCCACGGGCATACCCCTGTCGCCCGCGTGACCGGCCAGCCACCGGGGAGCGTGACGGGGCCGCACATCTACGCCGGGGGCCGGGCCGTCAACGTGGACCACGGGCTGTATCTGGGCGGGCCGGGCTTCGTCTACGAACTGGACGAGGGGCGGTAGAGCAGTCCCACATTCACACCACGAAGGCCCGCACCCCGCGCTCCCGGCACGCCCGCAGGAGCCGCTGCCGGGTGTCGGCGACGACTTCCGCGTCCTCGTGGGTGAGGGTCAGGACGGTGCGGGTGCGGCCCGCCGCGTCAGTGCCCGTGTGGGCGCTCAGGGCCGCGCCGCCGGGCGTGGCGAGCAGAGCGGCGAGGGTATCCGGATCGGGGGCACCTTGCAGGGTGACGTGTTCCTGAATCAAGGTGCGGGGGGCCGCAGGGGCGCGACACGGTACACGCGCCGGGCGTCGGGTGGACCAACCTCGCCACGCTCCAGAAGCAGCCGGACGGCCTCCTCGGGCAGCCGCTCCACGCGGGTCAGGTAGGCGCGCAGGCTGGCCGGGCCGTCGAAGCGGCGGGGGTGGGGGTCGCCCTCCACCCGCAGGTCGAGCCACTCGATCACGGGCCAGCCGAACAGCTCATAGCTCGCGCAAGTCCTCCCACAGTTGCCACCCCACACCCTCCGGCGTGGCGTCCAGCAACGGGTTCAGGGCCTGACTCGCCGTCTCGGCGTCCGCGTGCAGGGCGTCGCCGCCAGGTTTGTCGTCGTACACGCGCAGGACCGTGAACTGGTAGAAGGTCTGCCCGGCGGTGGGCTGGCCGTTCTCGAAAAAGGCGAAGGGCGGCGTTACCGGGTCCCAGAGGACGTGCGCCTCGTCGAGGTCGTGGGTCAGGTAATGTTCGAGGTCCACGTCGGCGTCCGCCGGGTGCCAGAGGTAGCCCTGAAGCAGACGCACGGCGGCCCGGCCTCCACCGT
Above is a genomic segment from Deinococcus sp. YIM 134068 containing:
- a CDS encoding DUF3208 domain-containing protein, with the protein product MSRPSAHDAQPNGGGRAAVRLLQGYLWHPADADVDLEHYLTHDLDEAHVLWDPVTPPFAFFENGQPTAGQTFYQFTVLRVYDDKPGGDALHADAETASQALNPLLDATPEGVGWQLWEDLREL